The DNA segment CGATGTGGCAAACTGCCAGACCAAGGCCATCCGCGACGGTGACGACTACATCGTCAACGGACAGAAAGTTATGGTGGGCCACCATCTGCCGCCGGACGCGCTATGGGCGCTGGTGTGTACCGACCCGGACGGCAAGCGGCACGAGAACCTGAGCTGGCTGCACATTCCCGCGAACCTGCCGGGCATCACCATCCAGCACATGCACCTGATGATGGGCATCAAGAACGCGGTGTTCTTCGACAACGTGCGCGTCCCCGCCAAGTATCTCATCGGCGGCGAGAACAACGGTTGGAAGGTGGCCAACACGCACCTGGAGCTGGAGCACGGCGGCGACGGCCGGGTGGGCACCGATCCGGTGGTGGACCGGGTGGTGGAGTATTGCCGGAACCACGAGGTGGGCGGCAAGCCGCTCATCGATGATCCGCACGTGCGCGACATCATCGGCGACATGGTCCTGGAGATCAACACGGTCAACCGCATGAACCGGCGCATCTTCTGGCACCGTTTCGTCAAGGAGCCGCACGCCTACGGCGGTGCGCAGTTCCGCTACTACCAGCGCATGGTCCGGCTCAGGAACGGCGAGCGGCTGCAGAAGATCATGGGGGCGGACGCGCTGATGCCGGATCACAACGTGCACGAGGTGCTGGACTTCGAGTACGTCATCCGCAGCGGACCGGGCCAGCTTCACGGCGGCGGCACCCTCGACACCGACCGGCTCATCTTCGCGCGCCGCGCCGGCATCGGCCGCCAGACCAAGGAGAAGGCGCCGGATACGGTGTAGAGGTAATCATGGATTTACGACTCAATGAAGACC comes from the Deltaproteobacteria bacterium genome and includes:
- a CDS encoding acyl-CoA dehydrogenase family protein, giving the protein MDFNLQQDSPEMSDFRKEVRAWMEENMKGSEHLRWSASWSTREDEEEYGFRRGLGEKLGKKGWLFPMFPEEYGGAGLTVDHQFVLETELVRYGLNLTHIFYTLARIVAPVLIHWGTEEQKLEFLPPIARGEIVVWQVLTEPQSGSDVANCQTKAIRDGDDYIVNGQKVMVGHHLPPDALWALVCTDPDGKRHENLSWLHIPANLPGITIQHMHLMMGIKNAVFFDNVRVPAKYLIGGENNGWKVANTHLELEHGGDGRVGTDPVVDRVVEYCRNHEVGGKPLIDDPHVRDIIGDMVLEINTVNRMNRRIFWHRFVKEPHAYGGAQFRYYQRMVRLRNGERLQKIMGADALMPDHNVHEVLDFEYVIRSGPGQLHGGGTLDTDRLIFARRAGIGRQTKEKAPDTV